Proteins from one Strix uralensis isolate ZFMK-TIS-50842 chromosome 14, bStrUra1, whole genome shotgun sequence genomic window:
- the LOC141949949 gene encoding protocadherin alpha-8-like: protein MGVCGAPAVRVLVLAAAWALGGGQVRYSVPEEAKAGTVVGRLAQDLGLEAGEAEARRLRLVAQGRRASVEVSGASGALVVSSRLDREELCGKSAPCALRLEVLVERPLRVFHVELEVTDINDNAPLFPAARRNLSIAEFTTLPGSRFPLEGASDADIGANAQLSYTLSPSEHFRIEEENSNSRSKSLFLVLAKALDRETVPVHRLVLTASDGGRPSLTGTMELVVSVLDVNDNAPQFNQSVYNVLLPEDAFAGTLVTQVSATDPDVGSNRDVTYAIETFVPPSAADVFSIDAEIGEVRLTGALDFEIVNFYELHVKATDKGTPPLSGHCKVVVEVLDVNDNAPEVWVTSLSVPVAEDAPVGTVVALLSVSDRDSGANGRVRCAVWPAAPFGLVATFAGSYSLVLREALDRERVSEYEVEVRAEDGGAPPLRARRGVRVPVSDVNDNAPAFAQAVYTVLARENNAAGAELARLWARDPDEAGNGRVSYSVWEGGGGGAAAGGGWRAASSYVSVDAESGRLWALQPLDYEEVQVLQFEVRAVDAGEPPLCGNATVQLFVVDENDNAPALLPAAGGGPGPGAAGSAASGPGSGAWWAWAAWGAPAGQVVAKIRAVDADSGYNAWLRYELWEPRGKGPFRVGLYSGEVSTARALEEADGPRQRLVIVVRDHGEPARSATATLSVSLVEGAEAALAAAGSSSSGSGLRAAEGGPAGAAAAAAATNVWLVVAICAVSSLFLLAVVLYGASRWAPRAAVLSGPGPATLVCASEVGSWSYSQRQSRSLCVADGAGKSDLMVFSPNFPPPPGPAAKETQPEPPALLDTVSGPPSFPLSLPLSLPLSVPLSPAGPSPDAPCPLPPFWRVPWAGAVVVPFSQVTAACGERCHDVGFGAALACWCVTIAPELAEGVQDTPAVVVMVPKHSVLSCYRWWDL from the exons atgggcGTGTGCGGGGCGCCCGCGGTGCGGGTGCTGGTGCTGGCGGCGGCctgggcgctgggcggcgggCAGGTGCGCTACTCGGTGCCGGAGGAAGCCAAGGCCGGGACGGTGGTGGGCCGGCTGGCGCAGGACCTGGGCCTGGAGGCGGGCGAGGCGGAGGCGCGGCGGCTGCGGCTGGTGGCGCAGGGCCGGCGGGCGAGCGTGGAGGTGAGCGGGGCGAGCGGGGCGCTGGTGGTGAGCTCGCGGCTGGACCGGGAGGAGCTGTGCGGGAAGAGCGCGCCGTGCGCCCTGcgcctggaggtgctggtggagcgGCCGCTGCGCGTCTTCCACGTGGAGCTGGAGGTCACCGACATCAACGACAACGCCCCGCTCTTCCCCGCCGCCCGCAGAAACCTCAGCATCGCGGAATTCACCACGCTGCCGGGCTCTCGGTTCCCGCTGGAGGGCGCGTCGGATGCGGATATCGGGGCCAACGCGCAGCTCTCCtacaccctcagccccagcgaGCACTTTAgaatagaggaagaaaacagtaactcgCGCAGTAAATCCCTGTTTCTGGTGCTCGCGAAAGCGCTGGACCGGGAGACGGTGCCTGTGCACCGGCTGGTGTTGACGGCGAGTGACGGGGGCCGGCCGTCGCTGACGGGCACGATGGAGCTGGTGGTGTCGGtgctggacgtgaacgacaacgcgccccaGTTCAACCAGTCAGTTTACAACGTGTTGTTGCCTGAAGACGCTTTTGCGGGGACACTGGTGACGCAGGTGAGCGCCACAGACCCGGACGTGGGAAGTAATAGAGATGTAACGTATGCAATTGAAACTTTTGTTCCTCCCTCGGCCGCAGACGTATTCAGCATTGATGCCGAGATCGGGGAGGTCAGACTGACGGGCGCACTGGATTTTGAGATAGTGAATTTCTACGAACTACACGTTAAGGCGACAGACAAGGGGACGCCGCCGCTGTCGGGTCACTgcaaggtggtggtggaggtgctggacgtgaacgacaacgcgcccgagGTGTGGGTGACGTCGCTGTCGGTGCCGGTGGCGGAGGACGCGCCGGTGGGGACGGTGGTGGCGCTGCTGAGCGTGTCGGACCGGGACTCGGGGGCGAACGGGCGGGTGCGCTGCGCGGTGTGGCCGGCGGCGCCGTTCGGGCTGGTGGCGACGTTCGCGGGCTCGTACTCGCTGGTGCTGCGGGAGGCGCTGGACCGGGAGCGGGTGTCGGAGTACGAGGTGGAGGTGCGGGCGGAGGAcggcggggcgccgccgctgcGCGCCAGGCGCGGGGTGCGGGTGCCGGTGtcggacgtgaacgacaacgcgccggcgTTCGCGCAGGCCGTGTACACGGTGCTGGCGCGGGAGAACaacgcggcgggcgcggagctggCGCGGCTGTGGGCGCGGGACCCGGACGAGGCGGGCAACGGGCGCGTGAGCTACTCGGTgtgggagggcggcggcgggggcgcggcggcgggcggcgggtggCGGGCGGCGTCGAGCTACGTGTCGGTGGACGCGGAGAGCGGGCGGCTGTGGGCGCTGCAGCCGCTGGACTACGAGGAGGTGCAGGTGCTGCAGTTCGAGGTGCGGGCGGTGGACGCGGGGGAGCCGCCGCTGTGCGGCAACGCCACGGTGCAGCTCTTCGTGGTGGAcgagaacgacaacgcgccggcgctgctgccggcagccggcggcgggccggggcccggggccgcgggctCGGCGGCGtcggggccgggctcgggggcGTGGTGGGCGTGGGCGGCGTGGGGGGCGCCGGCGGGGCAGGTGGTGGCGAAGATCCGCGCGGTGGACGCGGACTCGGGCTACAACGCGTGGCTGCGCTACGAGCTGTGGGAGCCGCGGGGGAAGGGCCCGTTCCGCGTGGGGCTGTACAGCGGCGAGGTGAGCACGGCGCGGGCGCTGGAGGAGGCGGACGGCCCGCGGCAGAGGCTGGTGATCGTGGTGCGGGACCACGGGGAGCCGGCGCGctcggccacggccacgctgagCGTGTCGCTGGTGGAGGGCGCCGaggcggcgctggcggccgcgGGCTCGTCCTCGTCGGGgtcggggctgcgggcggcggagggcggcccggcgggggcggcggcggcggcggcggcgacgaacgtgtggctggtggtggccatcTGCGCGGTGTCGAGCCTGTTCCTGCTGGCGGTGGTGCTGTACGGGGCGTCGCGGTGGGCGCCGCGGGCGGCCGTGCTGTCGGGGCCCGGGCCGGCGACGCTGGTGTGCGCCAGCGAAGTGGGGAGCTGGTCGTACTCGCAGCGGCAGAGCCGGAGCCTGTGCGTGGCGGACGGCGCGGGCAAGAGCGACCTGATGGTTTTCAGCCCCAacttcccgccgccgcccggccccgcggcgaaGGAGACGCAGCCGGAGCCGCCCGCTCTGCTGGACACGGTCAGtggccctccctccttccctctctccctccctctctccctgcctctctccgTCCCTCTGTCGCCTGCCGGCCCTTCCCCCGACGCCCCTTGCCCGCTGCCGCCCTTCTGGCGCGTCCCGTGGGCAGGCGCTG TTGTCGTCCCGTTCAGTCAAGTCACTGCTGCTTGCGGGGAGAGGTGCCACGACGTGGGCTTTGGGGCCGCTCTTGCTTGCTGGTGTGTGACAATTGCACCCGAGCTTGCTGAAGGAGTGCAGGACACACCAGCTGTGGTGGTGATGGTCCCCAAGCACTCTGTACTGTCTTGTTACCGGTG GTGGGATTTGTAA
- the LOC141949948 gene encoding protocadherin alpha-2-like: MGVCGGPAVRVLVLAAAWALGGGQVRYSVPEEAKAGTVVGRLAQDLGLEAGEAEARRLRLVAQGRRASVEVSGASGALVVSSRLDREELCGKSAPCALRLEVLVERPLRVFHVELEVTDINDNAPLFPAARRNLSIAEFTTLPGSRFPLEGASDADIGTNAQLSYTLSPSEHFSLDLQRSEEYRESLFLVLAKALDRETVPVHRLVVTASDGGRPSLTGTMELVVSVLDVNDNAPQFNQSVYKVQLPESAAEGTLVARVNATDTDLGIYGEVIYEIDTFVPPSASEVFNIDAKSGEIRLTGALDFETVTFYELHVKAKDRGSPPLSGHCKVVVEVLDVNDNAPEVWVTSLSVPVAEDAPVGTVVALLSVSDRDSGANGRVRCAVWPAAPFGLVATFAGSYSLVLREALDRERVSEYEVEVRAEDGGAPPLRARRGVRVPVSDVNDNAPAFAQAVYTVLARENNAAGAELARLWARDPDEAGNGRVSYSVWEGGGGGAAAGGGWRAASSYVSVDAESGRLWALQPLDYEEVQVLQFEVRAVDAGEPPLCGNATVQLFVVDENDNAPALLPAAGGGPGPGAAGSAASGPGSGAWWAWAAWGAPAGQVVAKIRAVDADSGYNAWLRYELWEPRGKGPFRVGLYSGEVSTARALEEADGPRQRLVIVVRDHGEPARSATATLSVSLVEGAEAALAAAGSSSSSSSGSGLRAAEGGPAAAAAAAAATNVWLVVAICAVSSLFLLAVVLYGASRWAPRAAVLSGPGPATLVCASEVGSWSYSQRQSRSLCVADGAGKSDLMVFSPNFPPPPGPAAKETQPEPPALLDTVSGPPSFPLSLPLSLPLSVPLSPAGPSPDAPCPLPPFWRVPCAGAVVVPFSQVTAACGERCHDKKTRIGDDVFVLRTVSQSGEQWLIREKPEAGRAQNVPAQDPFPGSKVLQLEAFWILR; encoded by the exons atgggcGTGTGCGGGGGCCCCGCGGTGCGGGTGCTGGTGCTGGCGGCGGCctgggcgctgggcggcgggCAGGTGCGCTACTCGGTGCCGGAGGAAGCCAAGGCCGGGACGGTGGTGGGCCGGCTGGCGCAGGACCTGGGCCTGGAGGCGGGCGAGGCGGAGGCGCGGCGGCTGCGGCTGGTGGCGCAGGGCCGGCGGGCGAGCGTGGAGGTGAGCGGGGCGAGCGGGGCGCTGGTGGTGAGCTCGCGGCTGGACCGGGAGGAGCTGTGCGGGAAGAGCGCGCCGTGCGCCCTGcgcctggaggtgctggtggagcgGCCGCTGCGCGTCTTCCACGTGGAGCTGGAGGTCACCGACATCAACGACAATGCCCCGCTCTTCCCCGCCGCCCGCAGAAACCTCAGCATCGCGGAATTCACCACGCTGCCGGGCTCTCGGTTCCCGCTGGAGGGCGCGTCGGATGCGGATATCGGGACGAACGCGCAGCTCTCCtacaccctcagccccagcgaGCACTTCTCCCTGGATTTACAGCGGAGTGAAGAATACCGAGAATCCCTGTTCCTGGTGCTCGCGAAAGCGCTGGACCGCGAGACGGTGCCCGTGCACCGGCTGGTGGTGACGGCGAGTGACGGGGGCCGGCCGTCGCTGACGGGCACGATGGAGCTGGTGGTGTCGGtgctggacgtgaacgacaacgcgccccaGTTCAACCAGTCGGTGTATAAAGTGCAGCTGCCGGAGAGCGCTGCAGAGGGGACGCTGGTGGCGCGGGTGAACGCGACGGACACGGACTTGGGAATATATGGAGAAGTGATTTACGAAATTGATACTTTTGTTCCTCCCTCGGCCTCAGAAGTATTCAACATCGATGCGAAAAGCGGGGAGATCCGTTTGACGGGTGCTCTGGATTTTGAGACAGTGACTTTCTACGAGCTACACGTTAAGGCGAAAGACAGAGGCTCCCCCCCGCTGTCGGGTCACTgcaaggtggtggtggaggtgctggacgtgaacgacaacgcgcccgagGTGTGGGTGACGTCGCTGTCGGTGCCGGTGGCGGAGGACGCGCCGGTGGGGACGGTGGTGGCGCTGCTGAGCGTGTCGGACCGGGACTCGGGGGCGAACGGGCGGGTGCGCTGCGCGGTGTGGCCGGCGGCGCCGTTCGGGCTGGTGGCGACGTTCGCGGGCTCGTACTCGCTGGTGCTGCGGGAGGCGCTGGACCGGGAGCGGGTGTCGGAGTACGAGGTGGAGGTGCGGGCGGAGGAcggcggggcgccgccgctgcGCGCCAGGCGCGGGGTGCGGGTGCCGGTGtcggacgtgaacgacaacgcgccggcgTTCGCGCAGGCCGTGTACACGGTGCTGGCGCGGGAGAACaacgcggcgggcgcggagctggCGCGGCTGTGGGCGCGGGACCCGGACGAGGCGGGCAACGGGCGCGTGAGCTACTCGGTgtgggagggcggcggcgggggcgcggcggcgggcggcgggtggCGGGCGGCGTCGAGCTACGTGTCGGTGGACGCGGAGAGCGGGCGGCTGTGGGCGCTGCAGCCGCTGGACTACGAGGAGGTGCAGGTGCTGCAGTTCGAGGTGCGGGCGGTGGACGCGGGGGAGCCGCCGCTGTGCGGCAACGCCACGGTGCAGCTCTTCGTGGTGGAcgagaacgacaacgcgccggcgctgctgccggcagccggcggcgggccggggcccggggccgcgggctCGGCGGCGtcggggccgggctcgggggcGTGGTGGGCGTGGGCGGCGTGGGGGGCGCCGGCGGGGCAGGTGGTGGCGAAGATCCGCGCGGTGGACGCGGACTCGGGCTACAACGCGTGGCTGCGCTACGAGCTGTGGGAGCCGCGGGGGAAGGGCCCGTTCCGCGTGGGGCTGTACAGCGGCGAGGTGAGCACGGCGCGGGCGCTGGAGGAGGCGGACGGCCCGCGGCAGAGGCTGGTGATCGTGGTGCGGGACCACGGGGAGCCGGCGCGctcggccacggccacgctgagCGTGTCGCTGGTGGAGGGCGCCGaggcggcgctggcggccgcgGGCTCGTCCTCGTCGTCCTCGTCGGGgtcggggctgcgggcggcggagggcggcccggcggcggcggcggcggcggcagcggcgacGAACgtgtggctggtggtggccatcTGCGCGGTGTCgagcctgttcctgctggccgTGGTGCTGTACGGGGCGTCGCGGTGGGCGCCGCGGGCGGCCGTGCTGTCGGGGCCCGGGCCGGCGACGCTGGTGTGCGCCAGCGAAGTGGGGAGCTGGTCATACTCGCAGCGGCAGAGCCGGAGCCTGTGCGTGGCGGACGGCGCGGGCAAGAGCGACCTGATGGTTTTCAGCCCCAacttcccgccgccgcccggccccgcggcgaaGGAGACGCAGCCGGAGCCGCCCGCTCTGCTGGACACGGTCAGtggccctccctccttccctctctccctccctctctccctgcctctctccgTCCCTCTGTCGCCTGCCGGCCCTTCCCCCGACGCCCCTTGCCCGCTGCCGCCCTTCTGGCGCGTCCCGTGCGCAGGCGCTG TTGTCGTCCCGTTCAGTCAAGTCACTGCCGCTTGCGGGGAGAGGTGCCACGAC AAGAAGACAAGAATAGGAGATGATGTGTTTGTCTTGAGAACGGTGTCCCAGAGTGGGGAGCAGTGGTTGATCAGAGAAAAGCCTGAGGCGGGAAGGGCACAGAATGTTCCTGCCCAGGATCCTTTCCCAGGCTCCAAGGTTCTGCAGTTGGAGGCCTTCTGGATCTTGAGATAG